One Mycolicibacterium crocinum DNA window includes the following coding sequences:
- a CDS encoding PLP-dependent aminotransferase family protein yields the protein MTMTMTARTLDPDLLVRELGNWRTSSKSGPTYQALADGLRMLIVDGRLPVGSRLPSERALADVLRVSRTTVTAAYTELNESGYLHARRGARSTVALPHTPISAPSDTPATINLASAALAAPASAVQEAFTEAAREAASYLHETGHDMRGVLTFRTTIAERYCARGLPTTPDQIMVTSGAQHAIALILATYVQPGDRVLVEQPTYHGALSAIATAGARPVPVAMTREGWELDAVHAAVRQLAPTLAYFVPDNHNPTGFSMPPADRKRICDIVAETRTRTVVDETLTDVWLDTPMPPPVAASMSSRTDLLITIGSMSKSFWGGMRIGWIRAEPSVLATIRAIRPSIDLGTSVIEQLAAARLLTLRADDVLPERREILKGRRTLLLNLLEQHLPEWRPLPGTGGMSLWVQLPAPVSSAMCASASRLGVELPPGPRFGVDGTLERFVRIPFALPENELTEAIELLGRAWRSITGSATAESTAVVI from the coding sequence ATGACGATGACGATGACGGCCAGGACCCTCGATCCGGACCTTCTGGTCCGGGAATTGGGCAACTGGCGTACCTCCAGCAAGAGTGGCCCGACCTACCAGGCGCTGGCCGACGGGCTGCGGATGCTGATCGTCGACGGCCGATTGCCGGTCGGGTCGCGCCTGCCCAGCGAGCGGGCGTTGGCCGACGTGCTGCGGGTGTCCCGGACCACCGTCACCGCGGCGTACACCGAACTCAACGAGAGTGGATACCTGCACGCCCGGCGCGGCGCCCGCAGCACGGTGGCTCTCCCCCACACCCCGATCAGTGCGCCCAGCGATACGCCGGCCACGATCAACCTGGCGTCGGCCGCACTCGCCGCCCCGGCCAGCGCCGTGCAGGAGGCATTCACCGAGGCAGCCCGGGAGGCCGCGTCGTATCTGCACGAGACCGGCCACGACATGCGTGGGGTGCTTACCTTCCGCACCACGATCGCCGAACGCTATTGCGCCAGAGGGCTGCCCACCACGCCCGATCAGATCATGGTGACCAGCGGTGCGCAGCATGCGATCGCGCTGATCCTGGCGACCTACGTGCAGCCGGGCGATCGTGTGCTCGTCGAGCAGCCCACCTATCACGGGGCGCTCAGTGCGATCGCGACTGCCGGCGCCCGGCCCGTGCCGGTCGCGATGACAAGGGAGGGTTGGGAACTCGACGCCGTGCACGCCGCCGTTCGTCAACTCGCCCCGACGCTGGCGTACTTCGTGCCCGATAACCATAATCCGACAGGTTTCTCGATGCCGCCTGCCGATCGCAAGCGAATTTGCGACATCGTCGCCGAGACCCGTACGCGCACAGTCGTCGACGAAACGCTCACCGACGTCTGGCTGGATACGCCGATGCCGCCACCGGTCGCGGCGTCGATGAGCTCGCGCACCGACCTGCTGATCACGATCGGATCGATGTCGAAGTCGTTCTGGGGCGGGATGCGCATCGGGTGGATCCGGGCCGAGCCGAGTGTGCTGGCCACCATCCGCGCGATCCGACCTTCCATCGACCTCGGCACCTCGGTGATCGAACAGCTCGCTGCCGCAAGGCTTCTCACGCTTCGCGCCGACGACGTCCTGCCCGAGCGCCGCGAAATCCTGAAGGGCCGACGGACGCTATTGCTCAACCTGCTCGAGCAGCACCTACCGGAATGGCGCCCGCTACCGGGCACCGGTGGGATGTCGCTGTGGGTGCAACTGCCCGCACCGGTGAGTTCGGCGATGTGCGCGTCGGCGTCCCGGCTGGGGGTCGAGTTGCCGCCCGGCCCGCGCTTCGGTGTCGATGGCACGCTGGAGCGATTTGTGCGAATCCCCTTCGCACTGCCCGAAAACGAGTTGACCGAAGCGATCGAACTGCTCGGCCGGGCCTGGCGCAGCATCACCGGTTCAGCCACCGCCGAGTCGACAGCCGTGGTGATCTAG
- a CDS encoding YczE/YyaS/YitT family protein, whose product MSAALRGIALLTGLAGYGFSMAMMVRAGLGLDPWDVFHQGLTRHTPMTIGVASAVVGVVVLLAWIPLRNKPGIGTVANVIVIAVTVDAGLAVLTAPESVPVRIALMLGAVLLNAVSTVLYVGAGLGPGPRDGLMTGLVARTGVSVRLVRTAIEATVLGVGWMLGGSVGVGTVIYAFGIGPMVQLVLHLTPKSVLAASGWANILSKTRKGSDPRRADAGEYGTMVQCPMPPTRSTPTC is encoded by the coding sequence GTGAGCGCGGCGCTGCGCGGAATCGCGCTGTTGACCGGCTTGGCCGGCTACGGCTTCTCGATGGCGATGATGGTGCGCGCCGGGCTCGGCCTCGATCCATGGGACGTGTTCCATCAGGGGCTGACCCGGCACACGCCCATGACCATCGGGGTGGCCTCGGCGGTGGTCGGCGTCGTCGTGCTGCTGGCGTGGATTCCGTTGCGGAACAAGCCCGGCATCGGCACCGTCGCCAACGTCATCGTGATCGCGGTGACCGTCGACGCCGGCCTGGCTGTCCTGACCGCACCTGAATCGGTGCCGGTTCGGATCGCGCTGATGCTGGGCGCGGTATTACTCAACGCCGTGTCGACCGTGCTGTACGTCGGTGCCGGCCTGGGCCCGGGCCCCCGCGACGGATTGATGACGGGATTGGTTGCGCGGACCGGTGTTTCGGTACGGCTGGTGCGGACCGCGATCGAGGCCACCGTGTTGGGCGTGGGCTGGATGCTGGGCGGCAGCGTCGGTGTCGGGACCGTCATCTACGCCTTCGGTATCGGGCCGATGGTTCAGCTGGTGCTGCACCTGACACCGAAATCGGTCCTGGCCGCGAGCGGCTGGGCGAACATCCTCTCCAAGACCCGAAAGGGCAGCGACCCCAGGCGTGCGGACGCCGGCGAATACGGCACGATGGTGCAGTGCCCGATGCCGCCGACGAGGTCGACCCCGACCTGCTGA
- a CDS encoding ABC transporter ATP-binding protein: MPDAADEVDPDLLIDFRKVSLRRGGRVLVGPITWQVELDERWVVIGPNGAGKTSLLRIAAAMEHPSSGTAHVLGERLGRTDMAELRQRVGLSSAALAQRVPDDELVRDLVVSAGYAVLGRWREDYEDVDYARAVDTLESVGAEHLADRTYGTLSEGERKRVLIARSLMTDPELLLLDEPAAGLDLGGREELVARLADLAADPDAPALVLVTHHVEEIPPGFSHCLILSEGQVVAGGLLRDTLTAENLSTAFGQSIALDVIDGRYFARRVRSRAAHRRR; this comes from the coding sequence GTGCCCGATGCCGCCGACGAGGTCGACCCCGACCTGCTGATCGACTTCCGGAAAGTATCGCTGCGCCGCGGGGGCCGGGTCCTGGTCGGACCCATCACCTGGCAGGTCGAACTCGACGAACGCTGGGTGGTGATCGGGCCCAACGGGGCCGGTAAGACCTCGCTACTGCGCATCGCGGCCGCGATGGAACACCCGTCGTCGGGCACCGCTCATGTGCTCGGGGAGCGACTCGGCCGGACCGACATGGCGGAACTGCGCCAGCGAGTGGGGTTGAGCAGCGCGGCGCTGGCGCAACGGGTGCCCGACGATGAACTGGTCCGCGATCTGGTCGTCTCCGCCGGCTACGCCGTGCTGGGCCGGTGGCGGGAGGACTACGAGGACGTCGACTACGCCCGGGCCGTCGACACCTTGGAGAGCGTCGGCGCCGAACACCTGGCCGACCGCACGTACGGGACCCTGTCGGAAGGCGAACGCAAACGCGTCCTCATCGCCCGGTCGTTGATGACCGATCCCGAACTGCTCCTGCTCGACGAACCCGCGGCCGGACTGGACCTCGGCGGCCGGGAGGAACTGGTCGCCCGGCTGGCCGATCTGGCCGCCGACCCCGACGCGCCGGCGCTGGTGCTGGTGACCCACCACGTCGAGGAGATCCCGCCGGGCTTCAGCCACTGCCTGATCCTGTCCGAGGGTCAGGTGGTCGCCGGTGGACTGCTGCGTGACACGCTGACAGCCGAGAATCTGTCCACCGCGTTCGGGCAATCGATCGCGCTGGATGTCATCGACGGCCGTTACTTCGCCCGGCGGGTGCGGAGTCGCGCCGCCCACAGGAGGCGCTGA
- a CDS encoding NUDIX hydrolase encodes MSDKPEPLPVRPAATVMLIRDTPQDGVEVFLMRRHRAMEFAGGVMVFPGGGVDDRDRNSDIAWYGPGPDWWAQRFGIDEDLAEALVCAAARETFEESGVLFAGPADDPDGIVADASVYREARGALVDRSLSFSEFLRRESLVLRADLLRPWANWVTPEEERTRRYDTYFFVGALPEGQRADGQNTESEHAAWTSPEDALEDFAEARSFLLPPTWTQLDSLAGRTVDEVLSLERQIVVVQPNLAVREGNWEIEFFNSDRYNEARNRRAPQGYGGD; translated from the coding sequence ATGAGCGACAAACCCGAACCGCTGCCGGTCCGTCCGGCGGCCACGGTCATGTTGATCCGCGACACGCCACAGGACGGTGTCGAGGTCTTTCTCATGCGCCGGCACCGGGCGATGGAGTTCGCCGGCGGCGTCATGGTGTTTCCCGGCGGCGGGGTCGACGACCGCGACCGCAACTCCGACATCGCCTGGTACGGCCCCGGGCCGGACTGGTGGGCACAGCGCTTCGGCATCGACGAGGACCTCGCCGAAGCACTGGTGTGCGCGGCAGCCCGCGAGACGTTCGAGGAATCCGGGGTGCTGTTCGCCGGACCGGCCGACGATCCGGACGGCATCGTCGCCGACGCCTCGGTCTACCGCGAGGCACGCGGCGCCTTGGTCGATCGCAGCCTGTCGTTCTCGGAATTCCTGCGCCGGGAGAGCCTGGTGCTGCGCGCCGACCTGCTGCGGCCGTGGGCCAACTGGGTGACCCCTGAAGAAGAGCGCACCCGCCGCTACGACACGTACTTCTTCGTCGGTGCCCTGCCGGAAGGCCAGCGGGCCGACGGCCAGAACACCGAATCCGAGCACGCCGCGTGGACCAGCCCCGAGGATGCGCTCGAGGACTTCGCCGAAGCGCGGTCCTTCCTGTTGCCGCCGACCTGGACGCAGCTGGACTCGCTGGCCGGGCGCACCGTCGACGAGGTGCTGAGCCTGGAGCGCCAGATTGTGGTCGTGCAGCCCAATCTTGCTGTGCGCGAAGGCAACTGGGAGATCGAGTTCTTCAACAGCGACCGCTACAACGAGGCCCGCAACCGCCGCGCGCCGCAGGGCTACGGCGGCGACTGA
- a CDS encoding enoyl-CoA hydratase produces the protein MREFAHVHVGEQHPGVGVLLVSRPPTNALTRQTYRELIDAAAEVGERADIATVILFGGHEIFCAGDDVPELRTLNQGEAEAADRLRRDALDAVAAIPKPTVAAITGYALGTGLSLALAADWRVSGDNVKLGATEILAGLVPGGGGGERLARAIGSARAKDLAFSGRFVDAKEALAIGLIDEMVAPDHVFDGAAAWASRFVDAPPSALAGAKALIDGRLDAGEQAQRYGEVFAAGDSS, from the coding sequence GTGCGCGAGTTCGCCCATGTGCACGTCGGTGAGCAGCACCCCGGGGTCGGGGTGCTGCTGGTGTCGCGGCCGCCGACCAATGCGCTGACCAGGCAGACCTACCGGGAGCTCATCGATGCGGCCGCCGAGGTGGGCGAGCGCGCCGACATCGCGACGGTGATCCTGTTCGGCGGGCACGAAATCTTCTGCGCCGGAGACGACGTTCCCGAACTGCGCACGCTCAACCAAGGGGAAGCCGAGGCCGCTGACCGGTTGCGCCGCGACGCCCTCGATGCGGTGGCGGCGATCCCGAAGCCGACGGTCGCGGCGATCACCGGCTACGCGCTGGGGACTGGCCTGAGCCTGGCGCTGGCCGCCGATTGGCGGGTCAGCGGTGACAACGTGAAGCTGGGCGCCACCGAAATCCTGGCCGGCCTGGTTCCCGGTGGCGGCGGGGGCGAACGGCTGGCCCGCGCGATTGGTTCGGCCCGCGCGAAGGACCTGGCGTTCAGCGGCCGCTTCGTCGATGCCAAGGAGGCGCTGGCGATCGGACTGATCGACGAGATGGTGGCGCCTGACCACGTCTTCGACGGTGCCGCAGCGTGGGCGAGCCGCTTCGTCGACGCGCCGCCGAGCGCGCTCGCCGGTGCCAAGGCGCTGATCGACGGCCGCCTCGATGCCGGTGAGCAGGCGCAACGCTACGGCGAGGTCTTCGCCGCCGGCGATTCCAGTTAG
- a CDS encoding class I SAM-dependent methyltransferase: protein MTTIDPAPQPHATAEQVEAALKDSKLAQILYHDWEAESYDDKWSISYDKRCVDYARNLFDATVPPEELRELPYDRALELGCGSGFFLLNLIQAGVARRGSVTDLSPGMVKVATRNGENLGLDIDGRVADAEGVPYEDDTFDLVVGHAVLHHIPDVEKSLREVVRVLKPGGRFVFAGEPTSVGNTYARSLSTLTWRVATNATKLPGLQGWRRPQAELDESSRAAALEAVVDLHTFDPEDLERMARSAGAVDVSTSTTEFTAAMLGWPLRTFEAAVPPGKLGWGYAKFAFNSWIGLSWVDDNIWRRVVPKGWYYNVMITGVKPS, encoded by the coding sequence ATGACCACGATCGACCCGGCCCCCCAGCCGCACGCCACTGCGGAACAAGTCGAGGCCGCGCTCAAGGACAGCAAGCTCGCCCAGATCCTGTACCACGACTGGGAAGCCGAGAGCTACGACGACAAATGGTCGATCTCCTACGACAAGCGCTGCGTGGACTACGCCCGCAACCTCTTCGACGCCACCGTGCCGCCTGAGGAGCTGCGCGAGCTGCCCTACGACCGTGCGTTGGAGCTGGGCTGCGGCAGCGGCTTCTTCCTGCTCAACCTGATCCAGGCCGGGGTGGCCCGGCGTGGCTCGGTGACAGACCTGTCGCCGGGCATGGTCAAGGTCGCCACCCGCAACGGCGAGAACCTCGGCCTGGACATCGACGGCCGGGTCGCCGACGCCGAAGGCGTGCCCTACGAGGACGACACCTTTGACCTGGTCGTCGGTCACGCCGTCCTGCACCACATTCCGGACGTGGAGAAGTCGCTGCGCGAGGTCGTGCGGGTGCTCAAGCCCGGCGGGCGGTTCGTGTTCGCCGGGGAACCTACCAGCGTCGGCAACACCTACGCGCGGTCGCTGTCGACGCTGACGTGGCGGGTCGCCACCAACGCCACCAAGTTGCCCGGCCTGCAGGGCTGGCGTCGGCCGCAAGCCGAGCTCGACGAGTCGTCGCGCGCCGCGGCGCTGGAGGCTGTCGTCGATCTGCACACCTTCGACCCCGAGGACCTCGAGCGGATGGCCCGCAGTGCCGGCGCCGTCGACGTGTCGACGTCGACCACCGAGTTCACCGCCGCGATGCTCGGCTGGCCGCTGCGCACCTTCGAGGCCGCGGTGCCGCCCGGCAAGCTGGGCTGGGGCTATGCCAAGTTCGCGTTCAACAGTTGGATCGGTCTGAGCTGGGTGGACGACAACATTTGGCGCCGCGTGGTGCCCAAGGGCTGGTACTACAACGTGATGATCACCGGGGTCAAGCCGTCCTGA
- a CDS encoding THUMP-like domain-containing protein translates to MVLQRDDHRGQAVLTFGRDDVTYLSSGAGVAALAEVADYRLTDATRLADVAAIRKRFGERGTALIETTLLRRKAVAKLGDLADVSQWLFTDDALQQATAEPVARHRAARLAGAVVHDATCSIGTELAALRSTAAMLVGSDIDEVRLAMAHHNVPDVPLCRADALRPVSRNAVVLLDPARRSGGRRRFDPRDYVPPLDALLDTYRDRATVVKCAPGIDFDAVRQLGFDGEIEVTSAGGSVREACLWSPALATPAVRRRACVLDRDEVVTDADPDDCPTRPAGRWIVDPDGAIVRAGLVRHYAARHGLWQLDPEIAYLSGDHVPAGVRGFEVLDELPLREKVLRQALSQRDCGQLEILVRGVDIDPDALRRRLRPSGRTALSLVITRIGTGAGERAAVFLCRASAALT, encoded by the coding sequence CTGGTACTACAACGTGATGATCACCGGGGTCAAGCCGTCCTGACCTTCGGGCGCGACGACGTCACCTACCTCTCCAGTGGCGCCGGTGTGGCGGCGTTGGCCGAGGTCGCCGATTACCGGCTGACCGATGCCACCCGGCTCGCCGACGTCGCCGCGATCCGTAAGCGGTTCGGCGAGCGCGGCACCGCACTGATCGAGACGACGCTGTTGCGCCGCAAGGCCGTCGCCAAACTCGGGGACCTGGCGGACGTGTCGCAATGGCTGTTCACCGACGATGCGCTGCAGCAGGCTACGGCTGAGCCGGTGGCCCGGCACCGTGCCGCCCGGCTGGCCGGCGCGGTGGTGCACGACGCGACGTGTTCGATCGGCACCGAGCTGGCCGCGCTGCGCTCCACGGCGGCGATGCTCGTCGGTAGCGACATCGACGAGGTGCGCCTGGCGATGGCCCACCACAACGTGCCCGATGTGCCGCTGTGCCGCGCCGACGCGCTGCGTCCGGTCAGCCGCAACGCCGTGGTGCTGCTCGATCCGGCGCGCCGGTCCGGCGGCCGGCGTCGCTTCGACCCGCGCGACTACGTGCCGCCGCTGGATGCCTTGCTCGACACCTACCGCGACCGCGCCACGGTTGTAAAGTGCGCGCCCGGAATCGATTTCGACGCCGTTCGGCAGCTGGGTTTCGACGGTGAGATCGAGGTGACATCGGCAGGCGGTTCGGTGCGGGAGGCATGTCTGTGGTCGCCCGCGCTGGCCACCCCGGCGGTGCGCCGCCGGGCCTGCGTTCTCGACCGCGACGAGGTGGTCACCGACGCCGATCCCGACGACTGCCCGACCCGCCCGGCCGGACGCTGGATCGTCGACCCCGACGGGGCGATCGTCCGCGCCGGGCTGGTCCGTCACTACGCCGCCCGGCACGGGCTCTGGCAGCTCGATCCGGAGATCGCTTACCTCAGCGGAGATCACGTGCCTGCCGGGGTGCGCGGCTTCGAAGTGCTCGACGAGCTGCCGCTGCGCGAAAAGGTATTGCGCCAAGCACTCTCACAGCGCGATTGTGGGCAGCTGGAGATCCTGGTGCGCGGCGTCGACATCGACCCCGACGCATTGCGGCGGCGATTGCGACCGTCCGGCCGGACGGCATTGTCGCTGGTGATCACCCGGATCGGCACGGGCGCGGGGGAGCGTGCTGCGGTGTTCCTGTGCAGAGCATCGGCCGCACTCACGTAG
- a CDS encoding esterase has product MRILPLTALLAAAVLLGEQTIGVSAAATDCAAMGGTPEADNICHVHAADSGYTMDLRFPTNYADEQAVLDYLTQNRDGFTNVAQTPAVRNVAYEMDVTTQSFTSGPPTGGTQSVVLKLFQDVGGAHPTTWYKAFNYDVAHRKPVAFDTLFPPDAKAVNAIFPVVQRELERQTGLTGAIATSDGLDPSHYQNFAITDDAVIFFFGQGELLPSDAGATSASVPRSALPPLQLS; this is encoded by the coding sequence ATGCGCATTCTGCCCCTGACCGCATTGCTGGCCGCGGCTGTTCTGCTCGGCGAGCAAACCATCGGGGTGTCCGCCGCCGCGACCGACTGTGCGGCCATGGGCGGGACTCCCGAAGCCGACAACATCTGCCACGTGCATGCCGCCGATTCCGGCTACACCATGGACTTGCGGTTCCCGACCAACTACGCCGACGAGCAGGCGGTCCTGGACTATCTGACGCAGAACCGCGACGGCTTCACCAACGTCGCGCAGACCCCCGCCGTGCGGAACGTGGCCTACGAAATGGACGTCACGACACAATCATTCACCTCGGGACCGCCCACCGGCGGCACTCAGAGCGTGGTGCTCAAACTGTTCCAGGATGTCGGCGGCGCTCACCCGACCACCTGGTACAAGGCGTTCAACTACGATGTCGCGCACCGTAAGCCGGTCGCCTTCGACACGCTCTTCCCGCCGGATGCCAAGGCCGTCAACGCAATATTCCCGGTCGTGCAACGCGAATTGGAGCGCCAGACCGGTCTCACCGGGGCGATCGCCACCAGCGACGGGCTGGACCCGTCGCACTACCAGAACTTCGCCATCACCGACGACGCGGTGATCTTCTTCTTCGGCCAGGGTGAGCTGCTGCCGTCGGATGCCGGAGCAACCTCGGCATCGGTGCCGCGGAGTGCGTTGCCACCGCTGCAGCTGAGCTAG
- a CDS encoding PQQ-binding-like beta-propeller repeat protein codes for MLRRLLASASAALVVTGLAGCGNTDSWVDSTAAHGWAAQYGDAANSSYTATGGASALRLKWSRSVKGELGAGAALGDGSYLAVNGQTAGGCSLMVWESDNNGRQRWCTRMVMGGGFASPLFDQFDNLYIGQPGMMQSYPPTQWIRWRQNVIGMPTTARFLGGGQLLVVTHLGQVLVFDSHRGDVTGTPLDLVEGLDPTDSTRGLTDCARALPQCPVAAPPAYAASTHTIVVSLWQPGAKASTLVGLEYHPGQTPILTREWTSDAVADGVLAAPVASADGNTVYVTGRDRKLWALKTSDGKVKWSVPLDFLPQTPPSVSPDGLILLGGGPNTHLVALKDVGDHGQVAWRRDDVTPLSTSSQAGGVAYTVTAGSPAGLSLLAFDPADGHTLNSYPLPQADGFPVGVSVGRDRRVVVATSSGQLYSFDPA; via the coding sequence GTGCTGCGGCGATTGCTGGCTTCGGCGTCGGCCGCGCTGGTCGTGACCGGCCTGGCCGGTTGCGGCAACACCGACTCGTGGGTCGACTCCACCGCCGCGCACGGCTGGGCGGCCCAATACGGCGACGCCGCCAACAGCAGCTACACCGCCACCGGCGGCGCCTCGGCGCTGCGGCTGAAATGGAGCCGCTCGGTCAAAGGTGAGTTGGGCGCCGGCGCCGCGTTGGGCGACGGCAGCTATCTGGCAGTGAACGGCCAAACCGCAGGCGGCTGTTCGCTGATGGTGTGGGAGAGCGACAACAACGGCCGGCAACGGTGGTGTACCCGCATGGTGATGGGCGGCGGATTCGCCAGCCCGCTGTTCGACCAGTTCGACAACCTCTACATCGGCCAGCCCGGCATGATGCAGTCCTATCCGCCCACGCAGTGGATCCGCTGGCGCCAGAACGTCATCGGAATGCCCACCACCGCTCGGTTTCTCGGCGGTGGTCAGTTGCTGGTCGTCACCCACCTCGGGCAGGTGCTGGTGTTCGACTCCCACCGCGGCGACGTGACCGGTACGCCACTCGATCTCGTCGAGGGCCTCGACCCGACCGACTCCACCCGCGGCCTGACCGACTGCGCCCGCGCACTGCCGCAGTGCCCGGTGGCCGCACCACCCGCCTACGCCGCCTCGACCCACACGATCGTCGTGAGCCTGTGGCAGCCCGGCGCGAAAGCGTCCACGCTCGTCGGCCTGGAATACCACCCGGGCCAGACGCCGATCCTCACCCGCGAATGGACCAGTGACGCGGTCGCCGACGGTGTGCTGGCCGCACCGGTGGCGTCGGCCGACGGCAACACGGTGTACGTCACCGGGCGCGATCGCAAGCTGTGGGCACTGAAAACCTCCGACGGCAAGGTGAAATGGTCTGTGCCGCTGGACTTTCTGCCGCAGACACCGCCGTCGGTGTCACCCGATGGACTGATCCTCCTCGGCGGCGGCCCCAACACGCACCTCGTCGCACTCAAGGACGTGGGCGATCACGGCCAGGTGGCCTGGCGCCGCGACGATGTCACACCGCTGAGCACGTCGAGTCAGGCCGGTGGCGTGGCGTACACGGTGACCGCCGGTTCGCCCGCGGGACTGTCGCTGCTGGCCTTCGATCCCGCCGACGGCCACACCCTCAACAGCTACCCCCTGCCGCAGGCCGACGGCTTCCCGGTCGGAGTGTCGGTGGGCCGCGACCGCCGGGTGGTGGTGGCCACCAGTTCGGGCCAGCTGTACAGCTTCGACCCGGCTTAA
- a CDS encoding acyltransferase has product MTSMWGSPVHKRWRGSRLRDPRQAKFLTKESLRWVIKNRAYTPWYLVRYWRLLKFKLTNPHIITRGMVFLGKDVEIHATPELAQLEIGRWVHIGDKNTIRAHEGSLRFGDKVVLGRDNVINCYLDIELGDSALMADWCYVCDFDHKMDNIEMPIKDQGIIKSPVRIGPDTWIAAKVTVLRGTTIGRGCVLGAHAVVKGDIPDFSIAVGSPAKVVKNRKLAWDTSAAQRAELAAALADIERKKASRLEA; this is encoded by the coding sequence ATGACGTCGATGTGGGGCTCGCCGGTCCACAAGAGGTGGAGGGGCTCGCGGCTGCGCGATCCGCGTCAGGCGAAGTTTCTGACCAAGGAGTCGTTGCGCTGGGTCATCAAGAACCGCGCGTACACCCCCTGGTACCTGGTGCGCTACTGGCGGCTGCTCAAATTCAAGCTGACCAACCCGCACATCATCACCCGCGGCATGGTGTTCCTCGGCAAGGACGTCGAGATCCATGCGACCCCGGAACTGGCGCAGCTGGAGATCGGTCGCTGGGTGCACATCGGCGACAAGAACACCATCCGCGCCCATGAAGGCTCGCTGCGGTTCGGCGACAAGGTGGTGCTGGGCCGCGACAACGTCATCAATTGCTATCTCGACATCGAGTTGGGCGACTCGGCGCTGATGGCTGACTGGTGCTACGTCTGCGACTTCGACCACAAGATGGACAACATCGAGATGCCGATCAAGGACCAGGGCATCATCAAGAGCCCGGTGCGGATCGGGCCGGATACCTGGATCGCCGCCAAGGTGACGGTCCTGCGCGGCACCACGATCGGCCGGGGCTGTGTCCTCGGCGCCCACGCCGTGGTCAAGGGCGACATCCCCGACTTCTCGATCGCCGTCGGCTCACCGGCCAAGGTGGTCAAGAACCGTAAGCTCGCCTGGGACACCTCAGCGGCCCAGCGTGCCGAACTGGCGGCAGCGCTGGCGGATATTGAACGCAAGAAGGCCTCGCGTCTAGAGGCTTAA
- a CDS encoding MPT63 family protein → MKISSSIKAVLAIALSAFIALAAAPFSAATNFPVVGKLGSALTMTDSVGQVSLSWKVSGLKPSSDVMPGYPVAGKLWEATATVNAISGPVTPAISQFNAVAPNQAAYRVLWMVAAPSNISGATIPQGATATGKIHFDVTGPPPTTITMNNGMEDLLIWTP, encoded by the coding sequence GTGAAAATTTCCAGTTCCATCAAGGCTGTACTGGCCATCGCGTTGAGCGCCTTCATCGCGCTGGCGGCCGCACCGTTTTCGGCGGCGACGAACTTTCCCGTCGTCGGTAAGTTGGGTAGCGCGCTGACGATGACCGACAGCGTCGGCCAGGTCTCGTTGAGCTGGAAGGTCAGCGGCCTCAAACCCAGCAGCGACGTGATGCCGGGCTATCCGGTGGCCGGCAAGCTCTGGGAGGCGACCGCAACGGTCAACGCGATCAGTGGCCCGGTCACGCCGGCCATCTCGCAGTTCAACGCGGTCGCTCCCAACCAGGCGGCCTATCGGGTGTTGTGGATGGTCGCTGCGCCGTCGAACATCAGCGGCGCCACGATCCCGCAGGGCGCGACGGCGACCGGCAAGATCCATTTCGACGTCACCGGACCGCCGCCGACCACGATCACCATGAACAACGGCATGGAGGATTTGCTGATCTGGACGCCGTGA